The Callithrix jacchus isolate 240 chromosome X, calJac240_pri, whole genome shotgun sequence genome contains a region encoding:
- the LOC100413067 gene encoding cancer/testis antigen family 45 member A6-like has translation MALLVRKRGIGDGLIGGSATSKEKKLKVGVGIPASQLDSRIDDFTGFSKGGLMQKPGRNALVGVIITSTFSADDLKVTEILPFSRIQKDINAETEGKLMKEILHYFGENVKKKVKLPEGLQTPVEVKGCYFESIIKEAVRYMSGDLIPHLEKKLEEMTSGYLSKKEHQTLNA, from the exons ATGGCCCTGTTGGTAAGGAAACGAGGAATAGGAGATGGCCTTATTGGAGGCTCTGCCACGTCTAAAGAAAAGA AGCTTAAGGTAGGAGTTGGTATTCCAGCCAGCCAACTGGATTCTCGGATTGATGACTTCACTGGCTTCAGCAAAGGTGGGCTGATGCAGAAACCTGGTAGAAATGCACTTGTAGGAGTCATCATTACCAGCACTTTCTCTGCAGATGACCTAAAAGTCACAGAAATACTCCCTTTTTCAAGAATCCAAAAAGATATTAATGCTGAAACAGAAGGCAAATTAATGAAGGAAATTCTACATTACTTTGGAGAA aacgtgaaaaaaaaagtcaaattgccTGAAGGACTGCAAACACCTGTAGAAGTCAAGGGATGCTATTTTGAATCCATCATCAAGGAAGCAGTCAG GTATATGAGCGGAGACTTAATTCCGCACCTtgagaagaaactggaagaaatgacatCTGGCTACTTGTCCAAGAAGGAACATCAGACCCTAAATGCATAA